Within the Pengzhenrongella sicca genome, the region CGCGGAGTCGGTCGAGGCGATGGGCCTGAAGTACGCGACGATCACGGGCGTCGCGCGCGACGACCTGGCCGACGGCGGCGCGTGGCTCTACGCCGAGACCGTCCGCCAGATCCACACCCGCAATGCCGGGACCGGCGTCGAGCTGCTCATCCCCGACTTCAACGCGATCCCCGAGCTGCTCACCGAGGTGTTCTCCTCTCGCCCCGAGGTCCTCGCGCACAACCTCGAGACCGTGCCTCGCATCTTCAAGCAGATCCGCCCCGCGTTCCGGTACGAGCGCTCGCTCTCGGTGTTGACCTCGGCGCGCGACGCCGGGCTCGTGACGAAGTCGAACCTCATCCTCGGGATGGGCGAGACGACCGCCGAGGCGGCCGAGGCCCTCGCTGACCTGCACGCGGCCGGCTGCGACCTCGTGACGATCAACCAGTACCTGCGCCCGTCGGTGCGCCACCACCCCGTCGACCGGTGGGTCCGGCCCGAGGAGTTCGTCGAGCTGTCCGCCGAGGCCGAGCGCCTCGGCTTCCTCGGCGTCATGGCCGGGCCGCTGGTGCGCTCGTCCTACCGCGCGGGCCGGCTGTGGGGCCAGGCGATGCGCCGGCGCGGGCAGGAGATCCCCGCGGCGCTCGCGCACCTCGGCGAGGCGCGCACGTCGCGCCAGGAGGCCGCGAGCCTGCTCGCCCGCTGACGCGAGGGCGGGAAGTCCGTCGTCGCGCCCACTAGACTCTCGAACCATGGCCCGTCAGAGCACTGGGGCGAGCGAAGCCGCCGCCAAACCCGAAAAGCCGAAGAAGATCCGCTGGTACAAGCAGGTCTGGCAGGCGTACCAGATGACCCGG harbors:
- the lipA gene encoding lipoyl synthase encodes the protein MTIAPEGRRMLRVEARNAATPIEKKPAWIKTRATMGPEYSELKSLVKREGLHTVCEEAGCPNIFECWEDREATFLIGGDQCTRRCDFCQIDTGKPADLDTDEPRRVAESVEAMGLKYATITGVARDDLADGGAWLYAETVRQIHTRNAGTGVELLIPDFNAIPELLTEVFSSRPEVLAHNLETVPRIFKQIRPAFRYERSLSVLTSARDAGLVTKSNLILGMGETTAEAAEALADLHAAGCDLVTINQYLRPSVRHHPVDRWVRPEEFVELSAEAERLGFLGVMAGPLVRSSYRAGRLWGQAMRRRGQEIPAALAHLGEARTSRQEAASLLAR